In Alteromonas mediterranea DE, a single genomic region encodes these proteins:
- the tmk gene encoding dTMP kinase produces the protein MRGKFIVVEGLEGAGKSSVIGLIVKALTDAGMRVEQTREPGGTPMAEAIRECVKHDWDETVSEETELLLMYAARVQLLTNKIYPSLNAGAWVVGDRHDLSSQAYQGGGRGVSEKTMTAISDIALNGFKPDLTLYLDVDPAVGLERARGRGELDRIEQAGLGFFERTRARYLSLAENDESIIVVNAMQPMEQVHQDVISIIANYVSQHIDEGSESHKTDQGNN, from the coding sequence ATGCGCGGAAAGTTTATTGTAGTAGAAGGCCTTGAAGGGGCAGGAAAAAGCTCGGTAATCGGGTTGATTGTAAAAGCGTTAACAGACGCTGGAATGCGCGTGGAGCAAACTCGTGAGCCGGGCGGTACCCCAATGGCTGAAGCGATTAGAGAGTGTGTTAAGCACGACTGGGACGAAACAGTAAGCGAAGAAACCGAATTACTGCTTATGTATGCGGCTCGCGTTCAGTTACTGACCAATAAAATTTACCCTTCGCTTAACGCAGGTGCTTGGGTGGTGGGAGACAGGCATGATCTTTCTTCGCAGGCTTATCAAGGCGGAGGCCGAGGTGTCAGTGAAAAAACCATGACCGCAATTAGCGATATTGCTCTTAACGGGTTCAAGCCAGATTTAACCCTTTATCTAGACGTAGACCCAGCCGTGGGTTTAGAAAGAGCGCGTGGTCGCGGCGAGCTTGATCGAATTGAGCAAGCGGGTTTAGGCTTTTTTGAGCGTACGCGGGCCAGATATTTATCCTTGGCTGAAAATGATGAGAGCATCATTGTTGTTAATGCTATGCAGCCCATGGAACAAGTGCATCAAGATGTCATTTCCATTATTGCTAATTATGTAAGCCAGCACATTGACGAAGGTAGCGAGTCGCACAAAACCGATCAGGGGAATAACTAA
- a CDS encoding TatD family hydrolase yields MFVDSHCHLDRLKQGPEALAETLDFARTRGVEHFLCVCVSVNDYDSMLETVSNFDDVSVSCGVHPLHQDEACSFEELLEKAQREEVVAIGETGLDYFYSPESKEVQLTSFVDHIKVANETKKPLIIHTRDAREDTINLLREHKASHTKGVLHCFTESLEMAQAAIEMDFYISISGIVTFNSASELREVVKAIPLERLLIETDSPWLAPVPHRGKQNQPGYVVEVAEFIADLKGVSVQELAEATTQNFYRLFSLAGNKRVASNN; encoded by the coding sequence TTGTTTGTAGATTCTCATTGTCATTTAGACCGACTTAAACAAGGGCCAGAAGCGCTCGCAGAGACGTTGGACTTTGCAAGAACGCGTGGTGTTGAACATTTTCTTTGCGTGTGTGTATCTGTTAATGATTACGACAGCATGCTAGAGACGGTGAGCAACTTTGACGATGTTTCTGTGTCCTGTGGTGTTCACCCGTTGCATCAGGACGAAGCGTGTAGTTTTGAGGAACTTTTAGAAAAAGCGCAGCGTGAAGAAGTGGTGGCTATCGGCGAAACTGGGCTAGATTATTTCTATAGCCCCGAGAGCAAAGAGGTACAGTTAACCTCGTTTGTTGATCATATTAAGGTTGCCAATGAAACGAAGAAACCGTTAATCATTCACACCCGTGATGCAAGAGAAGATACCATTAACTTGCTGCGTGAGCACAAAGCGTCGCATACAAAAGGCGTTTTGCATTGCTTTACCGAGTCGCTAGAAATGGCCCAAGCAGCCATAGAGATGGACTTTTATATCTCTATTTCGGGCATCGTTACCTTTAACTCTGCGAGCGAGTTGCGCGAGGTTGTGAAAGCGATACCGCTTGAACGCCTTCTTATTGAGACAGATTCCCCTTGGCTAGCCCCTGTACCCCATAGAGGCAAACAGAATCAGCCTGGCTATGTGGTTGAAGTCGCTGAGTTCATAGCAGACTTGAAAGGTGTTTCTGTACAAGAGTTAGCCGAAGCTACTACGCAGAACTTTTATAGGTTGTTTTCCCTTGCTGGCAATAAACGCGTTGCTAGCAATAACTAA
- a CDS encoding SDR family oxidoreductase, giving the protein MANVLVIGASGQIGKQATVKLLDAGHKVLAPVRSPEKLSDIQNDDLTVVEQNLEEDFSAHFEGIDIAVFTAGSGGNTGADKTLMIDLWAARNAVNYAKAAGTSKFVMVSSIGAGDPDAVSSEIKPYLVAKHMADEHLINSGLHHIILRPGTLLNEPGSHLVRTDMPNNKDDAVIPREDVATAIVESISRKGEDNVITYLFKGDTPISQVF; this is encoded by the coding sequence ATGGCGAATGTGTTAGTTATTGGCGCATCGGGACAAATTGGTAAACAGGCAACGGTTAAACTTTTAGATGCGGGCCACAAAGTGTTAGCACCGGTAAGAAGCCCTGAAAAATTATCTGACATTCAAAACGATGATTTAACCGTGGTAGAGCAAAACTTAGAAGAAGATTTTTCTGCACATTTTGAAGGTATTGATATTGCCGTGTTTACGGCGGGGTCAGGCGGTAATACCGGGGCAGATAAAACACTGATGATTGACTTATGGGCCGCGCGCAATGCCGTTAACTACGCCAAAGCTGCGGGCACGTCAAAATTTGTAATGGTGAGTTCAATTGGAGCCGGCGACCCCGACGCAGTATCTTCAGAAATTAAGCCTTACTTAGTCGCCAAGCATATGGCTGACGAGCACCTAATTAACAGCGGATTACATCACATTATTTTGCGCCCTGGAACGCTTTTGAACGAACCGGGTTCTCACTTGGTCCGCACTGATATGCCAAACAACAAAGATGACGCCGTCATTCCACGAGAAGACGTAGCAACCGCTATTGTTGAAAGTATTAGCCGAAAAGGTGAGGACAACGTAATTACATACCTATTTAAAGGTGATACGCCAATTTCTCAGGTCTTCTAA
- the fabF gene encoding beta-ketoacyl-ACP synthase II: MTKRRVVVTGLGMLSPLGLNSEDTWRKLLAGESGIGEITHFDCSNYSTRFAGQINDFDPQEYIEKKETKKMDRFIQLGIAAGKQALVDSGFTVSPDNAHRVGVAIGSGIGGLEQIEQNHLKLTNSGPKRVSPFFVPSTITNMISGFLSIMEGLKGPNLNIVTACTTGVHNIGIAARTIAYGDADAMLAGGAEASITPLGMAGFAAARALSSRNDDPQAASRPWDKDRDGFVMGEGAGVVMLEEYEAAKARGATIYAELVGFGMSGDAYHMTSPPADGEGAAASMQNAINDAKLDASEIGYVNAHGTSTPAGDIAEVAAVKRVFNDHAYKLLVSSTKSMTGHLLGAAGSVEAIFTILALRDKMAPPTINLDEPGEGCDLDFVANKAKAFSEDYALCNSFGFGGTNGSLIFKRI, translated from the coding sequence GTGACAAAACGTCGCGTAGTGGTTACTGGTCTTGGAATGCTTTCACCATTAGGTCTTAATAGCGAAGACACATGGCGCAAATTGCTCGCGGGCGAGAGCGGCATCGGTGAAATCACCCATTTTGATTGCAGTAACTATTCAACCCGTTTCGCAGGTCAAATTAACGACTTTGATCCGCAGGAATACATAGAAAAGAAAGAAACCAAGAAAATGGACCGCTTTATCCAGTTGGGTATCGCTGCCGGCAAACAAGCCTTGGTCGATTCTGGTTTTACTGTTTCACCAGACAATGCGCACCGTGTAGGCGTAGCTATTGGTTCAGGAATTGGTGGTTTAGAGCAAATTGAACAAAACCACTTAAAACTGACAAATAGCGGTCCTAAGCGCGTGTCGCCATTTTTTGTGCCATCAACCATTACCAATATGATTTCAGGTTTTTTGTCTATCATGGAAGGGTTGAAAGGACCGAATTTGAACATTGTGACTGCTTGTACTACAGGTGTTCACAATATAGGTATTGCCGCAAGAACCATTGCTTACGGCGATGCTGATGCCATGCTTGCAGGCGGCGCAGAGGCGTCAATTACGCCGCTAGGAATGGCTGGTTTTGCCGCTGCGCGAGCCCTGTCTTCGCGCAACGACGATCCACAAGCCGCAAGCCGCCCATGGGATAAAGACCGTGATGGTTTTGTCATGGGTGAGGGCGCTGGCGTAGTTATGCTTGAAGAATACGAAGCCGCTAAGGCCCGTGGTGCGACTATCTATGCTGAGCTTGTTGGTTTCGGTATGAGTGGCGATGCCTATCACATGACATCACCGCCAGCAGATGGCGAAGGTGCCGCGGCGTCAATGCAAAATGCAATTAACGACGCCAAGTTAGATGCGAGCGAAATTGGTTATGTTAACGCACACGGTACCTCAACCCCTGCCGGTGATATTGCCGAAGTCGCCGCGGTAAAACGCGTATTTAACGACCACGCATACAAACTGCTGGTTAGCTCAACAAAGTCGATGACGGGTCATTTACTTGGTGCAGCAGGATCAGTTGAAGCCATCTTCACTATTTTGGCACTGCGTGACAAAATGGCGCCACCGACCATCAACTTAGATGAGCCGGGCGAAGGCTGTGACCTAGACTTCGTGGCAAATAAAGCCAAAGCCTTCAGCGAAGATTACGCGCTATGTAACTCTTTTGGATTCGGCGGTACTAACGGCTCGTTGATATTTAAGCGTATATAA
- the mltG gene encoding endolytic transglycosylase MltG, protein MKRTVVFLLSLVFIVVIVGASCVMYVSSQVTAPIKLKDDTLFTIENGSNAYRTVKQLRNAGMVDVSPFIAKVWLKFFAGSTSVKSGSYMLRPGQSLVDAFTLFTQGDEHLFAVSLVEGLTLAQWLEALRANQDLVFDVNEQTLSNLTQGNGVDWCCENAQHTEGVFLADTYFFTKGTKASDVLKRAHRALITFVSQEWEKRAEDLPLSSPYDALILASIIEKETAVPKERDMIAGVFINRLNKNMRLQTDPTVIYGIGSEFDGNITRKHLRTATPYNTYVIKGLPPTPIAMAGKAAIHAALHPLATDALYFVAKGDGSHQFSNTLKAHNAAVRKYQLKR, encoded by the coding sequence ATGAAGCGTACTGTCGTATTTCTGTTATCACTTGTATTCATCGTCGTGATTGTGGGTGCGTCTTGTGTGATGTACGTATCGTCGCAAGTGACAGCCCCCATAAAGCTGAAGGACGATACGCTATTTACCATTGAAAATGGCAGTAACGCCTACCGCACGGTTAAACAGCTTCGCAACGCGGGTATGGTTGACGTTTCTCCTTTTATCGCCAAAGTATGGCTTAAGTTTTTTGCCGGCAGTACGTCGGTAAAATCTGGTAGCTACATGTTGCGCCCTGGCCAATCACTGGTTGATGCCTTTACTCTGTTTACACAAGGCGACGAGCATTTATTTGCCGTAAGTTTAGTAGAAGGCCTGACACTCGCGCAGTGGCTTGAGGCGCTACGGGCGAATCAAGATTTGGTTTTTGATGTAAATGAGCAAACCCTCAGCAACTTAACACAGGGCAACGGTGTTGATTGGTGTTGTGAAAATGCACAGCACACAGAAGGTGTGTTTCTAGCAGATACTTACTTTTTCACAAAGGGCACGAAAGCGAGTGACGTGTTAAAAAGAGCACACAGGGCACTGATAACATTCGTTTCCCAAGAATGGGAGAAACGGGCTGAAGACCTGCCTTTATCATCACCGTACGATGCACTGATTTTGGCGAGTATTATTGAAAAAGAAACCGCGGTACCTAAAGAACGCGATATGATAGCCGGTGTTTTCATAAATAGGCTTAATAAAAATATGCGACTTCAAACCGACCCTACTGTCATTTACGGTATAGGGTCAGAGTTTGATGGCAATATTACTCGTAAGCACTTACGTACGGCTACGCCATACAATACTTACGTTATTAAAGGGCTTCCACCCACGCCTATTGCAATGGCAGGCAAGGCGGCAATACATGCAGCTCTTCATCCATTAGCGACCGACGCCTTATATTTTGTGGCTAAAGGCGATGGCAGTCACCAGTTTTCGAACACGTTAAAAGCGCATAATGCGGCGGTTAGAAAATATCAATTAAAGCGTTAA
- the acpP gene encoding acyl carrier protein yields the protein MSNIEERVKKIIVEQLGVKEEEVKAEASFVDDLGADSLDTVELVMALEEEFDTEIPDEEAEKITTVQSAIDYINANKDA from the coding sequence ATGAGTAACATTGAAGAACGCGTTAAGAAAATCATCGTTGAACAACTTGGCGTGAAAGAAGAAGAAGTAAAAGCAGAAGCTTCATTCGTTGACGACTTAGGCGCTGATTCACTTGACACAGTTGAACTAGTAATGGCTTTGGAAGAAGAATTCGATACTGAAATTCCAGACGAAGAAGCAGAAAAAATTACTACTGTTCAATCAGCCATTGATTACATCAACGCTAACAAAGACGCTTAA
- the holB gene encoding DNA polymerase III subunit delta', with translation MPVLPWFTATYTSLISRYLAKKLHHGLLLTGVSGIGKNQLALGLSNTLLCKHPSVDGPCEQCQSCHLRQAGNHPDFHILESEKQLGVDKIREGIAKLSGTAQMGGNKVLLIPKADTMTEAAANALLKTLEEPTNNTFLLLITDSVNKLMPTILSRCERQVLSLPSVSESLNYLKAKGVEDASDALLAAYGYAPLRVEEALSGDDDLSYRHFSDGMQALLAGDANVQAQTLANKWQDNAQQIALWCQQLSHNEYVKRQQETDYKRYAACVEAVKTLQHAGVNKSLVLFGLLKKFQR, from the coding sequence ATGCCAGTGCTGCCTTGGTTTACAGCTACCTATACCTCTTTAATTTCCCGTTACTTAGCAAAAAAACTGCACCATGGCTTATTGCTAACGGGGGTGAGTGGGATAGGCAAAAACCAACTTGCACTAGGCTTAAGTAATACGTTGCTGTGCAAGCACCCAAGTGTTGATGGCCCATGCGAGCAGTGTCAAAGTTGTCACTTAAGGCAGGCAGGTAACCATCCAGATTTTCATATTCTTGAAAGTGAAAAACAGCTGGGGGTAGACAAAATTCGCGAGGGCATTGCTAAGCTATCCGGTACTGCACAAATGGGCGGGAATAAAGTTTTATTAATCCCCAAGGCTGACACTATGACAGAGGCAGCGGCTAATGCGCTGTTGAAAACCTTGGAAGAGCCCACAAATAATACCTTCTTACTTCTGATTACCGACAGCGTAAATAAACTTATGCCAACCATACTTAGTCGTTGCGAGCGGCAAGTGTTGTCACTGCCGTCAGTATCAGAGAGTTTGAACTACTTAAAAGCGAAAGGCGTAGAAGATGCTAGCGACGCGTTACTTGCAGCCTATGGCTATGCACCGCTTCGGGTAGAGGAGGCCTTGTCGGGTGACGATGACCTCAGCTACCGTCACTTCAGTGATGGGATGCAAGCGCTCTTAGCGGGCGACGCAAATGTGCAAGCACAAACCCTTGCTAACAAGTGGCAAGACAATGCTCAGCAAATAGCATTGTGGTGTCAGCAATTGTCCCATAATGAATATGTAAAACGTCAGCAAGAGACAGATTACAAGCGTTACGCAGCGTGTGTTGAAGCAGTGAAAACTTTGCAGCACGCGGGTGTGAACAAGTCTTTGGTGCTTTTCGGGTTATTAAAAAAGTTTCAACGTTAA
- the pabC gene encoding aminodeoxychorismate lyase, which produces MRIIPSATPISPSDRAFNYGDGVFSTLLVHNQKPQLYSYHLSRLEHDAAAIKITVDTCALETAINEQIAAFSNSSNDISPSKYVLKVHVSGGQAGRGYARSEDNVPLVRFSQHPYPAHYEGMAKQGMSLICAQTRLAIQPLLAGVKHMNRLEQVLIKHEVNEAHADDALVCDTNDNLIEASAGNVFFYSQGEWYTPSLKGSGVNGVVRQCLIDSLLNNNHTLHVGEYQLSHIGNASAVVITNALMGVMPVKSVRMPDHSKLEFDVASESVLELSNLLARALR; this is translated from the coding sequence GTGAGAATAATCCCTAGCGCTACGCCTATTTCACCGAGTGATAGGGCCTTCAATTATGGTGATGGTGTATTTTCTACTCTATTGGTGCACAACCAAAAGCCACAACTGTATTCTTATCACCTTTCTCGGTTAGAACACGATGCGGCCGCGATAAAAATTACCGTCGATACCTGTGCCTTGGAAACCGCTATTAACGAACAGATAGCGGCGTTCAGCAACTCGTCGAATGATATTTCCCCATCAAAATATGTATTAAAAGTACATGTTTCGGGCGGACAAGCGGGCAGAGGCTATGCACGAAGTGAAGACAATGTGCCTTTGGTCAGGTTCAGTCAGCATCCCTATCCTGCACATTACGAGGGGATGGCTAAGCAAGGTATGTCATTAATTTGTGCACAAACCCGACTGGCTATTCAGCCGTTGCTTGCAGGTGTAAAGCACATGAATAGATTAGAGCAGGTACTGATAAAGCATGAAGTTAATGAAGCACATGCCGATGATGCCCTTGTATGCGACACCAACGATAACTTAATTGAAGCAAGTGCCGGTAACGTCTTCTTCTATTCGCAGGGTGAGTGGTATACCCCTTCGCTCAAAGGAAGTGGGGTGAATGGCGTGGTCAGACAGTGTTTGATTGATTCGCTGCTAAACAATAATCACACCTTACACGTAGGTGAGTATCAGCTTTCACATATTGGCAATGCTAGTGCCGTGGTGATCACCAATGCGTTGATGGGCGTGATGCCGGTGAAAAGCGTGCGTATGCCAGATCACAGCAAGTTAGAATTTGACGTGGCAAGTGAAAGCGTTCTTGAATTAAGTAATTTGTTGGCACGCGCCCTACGTTAA
- a CDS encoding ligand-binding sensor domain-containing diguanylate cyclase produces MESGISHVTVSDIAEDKYGFLWLASQSGIDKFDGYTFRNFGMWGEDKSKGLQTLTALQIEASLDGQHMWVGTFSGLSRLNVDTERFEHYTLPTASPFNKQVINRIKTTHDGKLWIVSERNLYAYHEETNSIELISYLPDTTSTLTDVELIGNTLYVTSTSGLYKLDLIKQTLELVAFEGVNFTRLVAAQRSRFWLGTATHGICLFDPNAKSEPITRLCTSEVHGLSDNYVSDILLRRNGDLWVTTERGINILTAHSPYTVLRFPISKKDSANERFSSLYQTQSGLVVVGTKDNGFAISNPELSNFYSSEVGDGRIVGSMAHYKDNKVWLTNEKGLWLYDAVDKTHQGPFTSSGAQVSDDKANDKLTSLVYDKKTETLWVSMRSGLAKFNNETNQLDIVALQGKSGYSINIDADGDIWFGGYSDGVFVYRPSERRVIKQWPLSLTTRILFENEESAWLSTVSGLYVANKLTGELINVSQYTDKITDRTVVTWISRSKRGGYWVGTQAAGLYFITKDGDDLSSLKVTQIKPESRLSNISIGAIVEDNEYGLWISTIEGITYLAPDLSSLSYYGAEHGAISTGYYIGSVASTDNNTILFGGSEGVTQFTPSQVTNLKWTPGVHLTNVKVVSRNNSNSTTAERRLNLGGKIALNDNNIALSIEFAATDFMNANELRYAYKLVDFESSWRITDAKTRVATYTNLNPGHYRFTVKAINKENEWSSDEAQLEVIIIPPWWDKPIWRVVIVLIILLLITSIVWFRIASLKKRSAELALKVEEKTKDLEEVVEKLTRLSTQDSLTGLKNRRYFTQRAKAEWQEFQRHGHTFSLLLLDIDYFKRINDEYGHQTGDSVLVKIAKILQSSLRESDVIARWGGEEFLILLPSLKEQEAYWVAEKLRKAVASLVIDSPPYQLNVTITCGVADIKNYDSIEACIHAVDKKLYKGKEAGRNAVVR; encoded by the coding sequence ATGGAAAGCGGTATCAGTCACGTGACCGTTTCCGACATAGCAGAAGATAAGTATGGCTTTCTATGGCTTGCCTCTCAATCAGGTATCGACAAGTTTGATGGCTATACGTTTAGAAACTTCGGAATGTGGGGAGAAGACAAGTCGAAGGGTCTTCAAACACTTACCGCACTACAAATTGAAGCTAGTTTAGACGGCCAACACATGTGGGTGGGTACATTTAGCGGGCTTAGTCGTTTAAATGTCGACACCGAGCGGTTTGAACACTACACCTTACCCACTGCTTCCCCATTCAATAAACAGGTCATTAATCGAATTAAAACGACGCACGATGGGAAGCTCTGGATAGTCTCTGAACGCAATCTATACGCGTATCACGAAGAGACAAACAGTATAGAGCTTATAAGCTATCTACCCGATACAACCAGCACGCTAACTGATGTTGAACTGATTGGAAACACGCTTTACGTGACCTCAACCTCTGGCCTGTATAAACTCGATTTAATTAAGCAAACGTTGGAGTTGGTGGCGTTTGAAGGCGTTAACTTTACCCGCCTAGTAGCGGCGCAGCGCTCGCGGTTTTGGCTTGGTACGGCAACACACGGCATCTGCCTGTTTGATCCAAACGCTAAATCAGAGCCGATTACAAGACTGTGTACGTCTGAAGTTCATGGTTTATCTGACAATTACGTCTCTGATATTTTACTTCGCCGCAATGGTGACCTATGGGTAACGACTGAGCGAGGGATAAACATACTGACGGCGCACAGTCCGTACACTGTATTGCGGTTTCCAATTAGTAAAAAAGATTCGGCGAATGAGCGGTTTTCAAGCCTCTATCAAACGCAATCAGGCCTTGTTGTTGTGGGGACTAAAGACAACGGTTTCGCGATAAGCAATCCCGAGCTAAGCAACTTTTACTCAAGCGAGGTCGGCGATGGCCGAATTGTCGGTTCAATGGCTCACTATAAAGACAATAAAGTATGGCTTACCAACGAAAAAGGGCTATGGCTTTATGATGCTGTCGATAAAACGCACCAAGGCCCTTTTACATCTAGCGGCGCACAAGTTAGCGATGACAAAGCCAACGATAAGCTAACGAGCCTTGTTTACGACAAAAAGACTGAAACGTTATGGGTGTCTATGCGTAGCGGCCTAGCGAAATTCAATAATGAAACTAATCAATTGGATATCGTGGCTTTGCAAGGAAAGTCTGGCTACAGCATAAATATTGATGCAGACGGTGATATCTGGTTTGGCGGCTATAGCGACGGCGTATTTGTTTACCGCCCTTCGGAGAGGCGAGTAATTAAGCAATGGCCCTTATCACTTACCACCCGTATTCTGTTCGAAAACGAAGAAAGTGCGTGGCTGAGTACAGTATCGGGTTTGTATGTCGCTAACAAATTAACCGGCGAACTTATTAACGTTAGCCAATACACAGACAAAATCACTGACAGAACAGTCGTCACTTGGATATCTCGCTCAAAACGCGGGGGTTACTGGGTCGGCACCCAAGCGGCTGGGCTTTATTTTATAACCAAAGATGGAGACGATCTGTCGTCACTCAAAGTAACACAGATTAAGCCCGAAAGCAGACTTAGCAATATCTCAATCGGCGCTATTGTGGAAGATAACGAGTATGGTCTATGGATTTCTACAATTGAAGGAATTACTTACCTCGCCCCTGACCTTTCCTCACTGAGTTATTACGGTGCAGAGCACGGTGCGATATCCACTGGCTACTATATAGGCTCAGTCGCTTCTACCGATAACAATACTATTCTTTTTGGCGGTTCAGAAGGTGTCACGCAGTTTACCCCATCACAAGTCACTAACTTAAAGTGGACACCGGGCGTTCACCTTACTAACGTTAAAGTAGTTAGTCGAAATAATAGCAATAGCACTACAGCAGAAAGACGTCTGAATTTAGGTGGAAAAATCGCACTTAACGATAATAATATTGCACTTTCTATCGAGTTTGCAGCAACAGACTTCATGAACGCCAACGAACTTCGCTATGCTTATAAGCTCGTTGATTTTGAGAGTAGCTGGCGTATTACTGACGCCAAAACAAGAGTGGCAACTTACACGAACTTAAACCCAGGACACTACCGCTTCACCGTAAAAGCCATCAATAAAGAAAACGAATGGAGCAGTGACGAGGCTCAACTTGAAGTAATCATCATTCCCCCATGGTGGGATAAACCTATTTGGCGCGTGGTAATCGTACTTATTATACTTCTCCTCATTACCTCAATCGTTTGGTTTAGAATCGCGTCGCTAAAAAAACGTTCTGCAGAACTGGCGTTGAAGGTAGAAGAAAAAACAAAAGATCTAGAGGAAGTCGTAGAAAAGCTAACACGCTTATCTACACAGGACTCATTGACTGGATTGAAAAACCGTCGGTATTTTACGCAAAGAGCAAAAGCTGAATGGCAAGAATTCCAGCGCCACGGACACACTTTCTCGCTGCTTCTTTTAGATATTGATTATTTCAAGCGCATAAATGACGAGTACGGCCACCAAACTGGTGACTCGGTGCTTGTCAAAATAGCTAAAATCTTGCAAAGCAGCCTTCGTGAAAGCGATGTTATCGCTCGCTGGGGTGGCGAAGAATTCCTTATTCTACTTCCCTCTTTAAAAGAGCAAGAAGCCTATTGGGTTGCCGAGAAATTACGCAAGGCGGTGGCTAGTCTAGTTATTGACTCTCCTCCTTATCAACTTAATGTAACCATTACCTGCGGCGTCGCTGACATTAAAAATTACGATAGCATTGAAGCTTGTATTCATGCAGTTGATAAAAAACTGTATAAGGGCAAAGAAGCCGGTAGAAATGCAGTCGTTAGATAG
- a CDS encoding pyridoxamine 5'-phosphate oxidase family protein, which translates to MPQWRQGLTKSLHQTRSVPESRYFQLASVDSNGVPYCRTVVFRGVTDDNQLVVISDTRSEKFEQLSQTPEAHVCWYFSKTREQYRFSCKASLVTLEQDDELVTSQWNKLSDAGKKQFLWGEPGTPRNDGSALQIEGSFDKVPNHFCTILLAINSVDYLNLRGNPQHREWHHKDENGNWVSQSLIP; encoded by the coding sequence ATGCCCCAGTGGCGACAAGGACTGACAAAAAGTTTGCATCAAACCCGTAGCGTACCTGAGAGTCGCTACTTTCAGCTTGCCTCAGTAGATAGCAACGGGGTGCCTTATTGCCGTACCGTGGTGTTTAGAGGCGTGACTGATGACAACCAGTTAGTCGTTATCTCTGACACCCGCTCAGAAAAGTTTGAACAACTTAGTCAAACCCCTGAAGCCCACGTTTGTTGGTACTTTTCTAAAACCCGGGAACAATACCGCTTTTCTTGCAAAGCATCGCTAGTCACCCTTGAACAAGATGACGAACTTGTCACGTCTCAGTGGAATAAATTATCGGATGCTGGCAAAAAGCAATTTTTATGGGGAGAGCCGGGCACGCCCAGAAATGATGGGTCAGCATTACAAATTGAAGGGAGTTTTGACAAGGTGCCAAATCACTTTTGCACCATACTCCTTGCCATTAATAGTGTTGATTACTTAAATCTTAGAGGTAACCCACAACACCGCGAGTGGCATCATAAAGATGAGAATGGTAACTGGGTCAGCCAGTCGCTCATTCCCTAA